Part of the Bifidobacterium sp. ESL0775 genome is shown below.
TATGGGAACGTTTCCATATCATATTGAAGTGAATCGTCCATACAGATTCACTTCAACCAATGGAGGCGTTCATGAGGTTTCTCAACGATGACCAAAACCAAGACAGATTCGACGCGCATTCATCCAAGATTTTGGCATTCGACATAGGCGGGACGAAACTGGCCGCCGGAATCGTCAATGAAAGCGGCGAATGCAAAAACTTCACCTCTATCCCCACCCAGCGTGAAGACGGACCCAAAAAAGTGATCCCGCGCCTGCTCAAATTGGGCGAGCAGGTCATGGGCGACGAAAAGGGCATCCGGGCGATCGGCATCTCCTGCGGCGGACCACTCAATGCCAATACGGGCGTGCTGATCGGTCCACCGCATCTTCCCGGTTGGACCAACATCGCCATCACCCAGATCGCAACCAACCACTTCGGCCTCCCCGCCTACCTTGACAACGACGCCACCGCCGCGGCGCTCGGCGAGGCATGGTACGGCGCCGGAGCGTCGGCCAGCTCGATGATCTACCTGACCATTTCGACGGGCGTGGGAGGCGGCATCGTCATCGACGGCCGTCCTTATCGTGGCGCCACCGGCAACGGCGGGGAGTTGGGGCACATCACGGTCCGGCCAGGAGGCCGGCTGTGCTCATGCAAACGCCATGGCTGCCTGGAAGCCTATTGCTCCGGACGCAACATCGCCCGCCGAGCGCAAATCAAGCTGGACGAGGCGAGCTCCCTCGGACAGGTCTCCTCTCTGTCGCTTATCGACGACATCACGGCCGCCGACGTCTCCAGGGAAACCGCGGCCGGGGATTGGGTCGCCTCGACGGTGTGGAACGAGACGACCTCGATCCTCGGGCAGGCGCTCACCGATCTGGTCAACGCGTTCGAGCCCGAGGTGGCGATTCTCGGCGGAGGCGTCACCCGGGCTGGAGCCATGCTCCTCGATCCGGTTCGCGCCATCGTCAAGGAAAACGCGATGGAGCCGATAGCGCAGAAAGCCCGGATAGTCCTGGCAAGCCTCGGAGACGAGGTGGGGGTCATCGGCGCGGGAGCCATAGCCTTCGACCGGCTGGGAATCACCCGATCGGACATCCTCACGGACA
Proteins encoded:
- a CDS encoding ROK family protein yields the protein MRFLNDDQNQDRFDAHSSKILAFDIGGTKLAAGIVNESGECKNFTSIPTQREDGPKKVIPRLLKLGEQVMGDEKGIRAIGISCGGPLNANTGVLIGPPHLPGWTNIAITQIATNHFGLPAYLDNDATAAALGEAWYGAGASASSMIYLTISTGVGGGIVIDGRPYRGATGNGGELGHITVRPGGRLCSCKRHGCLEAYCSGRNIARRAQIKLDEASSLGQVSSLSLIDDITAADVSRETAAGDWVASTVWNETTSILGQALTDLVNAFEPEVAILGGGVTRAGAMLLDPVRAIVKENAMEPIAQKARIVLASLGDEVGVIGAGAIAFDRLGITRSDILTDKEERNK